A part of Gambusia affinis linkage group LG19, SWU_Gaff_1.0, whole genome shotgun sequence genomic DNA contains:
- the gjc1 gene encoding gap junction gamma-1 protein has protein sequence MSWSFLTRLLEEIHNHSTFVGKLWLTVLIVFRIVLTAVGGESIYYDEQSKFVCNSGQPGCENVCYDAFAPLSHVRFWVFQIILVAMPSLMYMGYAVNKIARLDEAKGTIGSAGIRAAGGGYTHRKPRKICFGARQHRGIEETEEDQEDDPMIYEVPEIEPPKRPRDPLQPTPRPKIRHDGRKRIRDEGLMRVYVLQLVTRTVLEASFLAGQYLLYGFRVKPIFVCSGKPCPHSVDCFVSRPTEKTIFLRIMYGVTVLCLSLNVWEMLHLGIGSICDILRRRRSPPQDDEYQLGLLGTNGGGEGSVGGTAPEAGSEGGVGGDGAADYVGYPFSWNTPSAPPGYNIVVKPEQMPYTDLSNAKMACKQNRANIAQEEQQQFGSNEDNFPTGGEARVALNKDMIQQAHEQLEAAIQAYSQQHQAEEHLGDNQDDKPQSNIIQAQPQPQLQPQKERKHRVKHGKGGSSGGGSSSNSSSSKSGEGKPSVWI, from the coding sequence ATGAGCTGGAGCTTCCTCACACGGCTGCTGGAGGAGATCCACAACCACTCCACCTTCGTGGGGAAGCTGTGGCTCACCGTGCTCATCGTCTTCCGCATTGTTCTCACTGCCGTTGGGGGAGAGTCCATCTACTACGACGAGCAGAGCAAGTTTGTGTGCAACTCGGGCCAGCCAGGCTGCGAGAATGTGTGCTATGACGCCTTTGCCCCATTATCTCATGTCCGTTTCTGGGTGTTCCAGATCATTTTGGTGGCAATGCCTTCTCTTATGTACATGGGGTATGCTGTCAATAAGATTGCACGATTGGATGAAGCAAAAGGAACCATTGGATCTGCAGGCATCAGAGCAGCAGGAGGGGGCTATACCCACAGAAAACCTAGGAAAATTTGCTTTGGAGCCCGCCAGCACAGAGGCATTGAGGAGACTGAGGAAGATCAAGAGGATGATCCTATGATCTATGAGGTGCCAGAGATTGAACCACCGAAAAGGCCTCGAGATCCACTGCAGCCAACACCCAGACCTAAAATCCGCCATGATGGGCGTAAGCGCATCCGAGATGAGGGCCTGATGCGGGTCTATGTTTTGCAGCTGGTGACTCGAACAGTCCTGGAGGCAAGCTTCCTTGCAGGCCAGTATTTGCTGTACGGTTTCCGTGTGAAACCGATTTTTGTATGCTCGGGAAAACCTTGCCCCCACAGTGTCGACTGCTTTGTGTCGCGTCCTACGGAGAAAACCATTTTCCTCCGTATCATGTATGGTgtcactgtcctctgcctctctctcaaTGTCTGGGAAATGCTCCATTTGGGCATCGGTTCTATCTGCGACATTCTGCGGCGCCGGCGAAGCCCACCTCAGGACGATGAGTATCAACTGGGCTTGCTGGGCACTAATGGCGGTGGCGAGGGCTCTGTTGGAGGAACAGCTCCCGAGGCCGGTTCTGAGGGTGGGGTAGGTGGAGATGGTGCTGCAGATTATGTTGGGTATCCATTCTCATGGAACACCCCATCAGCTCCACCGGGGTACAACATTGTTGTAAAGCCAGAACAGATGCCGTACACGGACCTTAGCAATGCTAAGATGGCATGCAAGCAGAACAGGGCAAACATTGCCCAGGAGGAACAGCAGCAGTTTGGCAGCAATGAGGACAATTTCCCCACTGGAGGAGAAGCCCGTGTGGCTCTCAACAAAGACATGATCCAGCAGGCTCACGAGCAACTGGAAGCAGCCATCCAAGCCTACAGTCAGCAGCACCAGGCGGAGGAACATCTAGGAGACAACCAGGATGACAAGCCACAGAGCAACATCATCCAAGCCCAACCGCAGCCCCAGCTTCAACCTCAGAAAGAGCGCAAACACAGAGTGAAGCATGGCAAGGGGGGCAGCAGTGGAGGAGgtagcagcagcaacagcagcagcagcaaatcagGAGAGGGCAAGCCCTCAGTATGGATTTAA